The proteins below are encoded in one region of Flavobacterium nackdongense:
- a CDS encoding sulfatase-like hydrolase/transferase: protein MKKALYLAILLLFIAISGVSGQNKKAKSSSKPNIIFILADDLGIGDVSCYGSDNNKTPIIDKLAAEGMRFQHAYTAPLCGPSRSRILTGRYAFRTGAVNQDRVGEIKPENEVMIPAVLKSAGYTSALVGKWSQFGLTPKDFGFDDYITFQGSGVYWSKEKAKASTYTENGIEKPLNTGVYMPDLMHNHLVDFLTVNKNKPFFLYYSMVHVHSLIQPTPDSKPGSDLYADNTTYMDKLVGKLLATLDDLKLRENTLIVFMGDNGTANQYAARGTIGGKALSGKKGTMLECGSLVPTIASWPGVIKAGQVNTDLIDSSDLLPTFAEVCGAPLPTKNILDGRSFLPQLKGRKGNPKEYIFMELGNKWYVRSAKWKLNRAGELFDMTNAPFEEKLVADYANNPEASAAYARLQAVLKELAPEKGILDDGDGSGRHASNVNKKKGAKEDKDSE from the coding sequence ATGAAAAAAGCACTCTATCTAGCAATACTTTTACTATTTATCGCCATTAGCGGTGTTTCTGGGCAGAATAAAAAAGCGAAAAGTAGTTCTAAACCCAATATTATTTTTATTCTAGCCGATGATTTAGGGATAGGTGATGTGAGTTGCTACGGTTCTGACAATAACAAAACGCCTATTATCGACAAATTAGCAGCAGAAGGAATGCGTTTCCAACACGCTTATACGGCACCATTATGTGGACCTTCTAGATCCAGAATTCTTACCGGTCGCTATGCTTTTAGAACTGGAGCCGTAAACCAAGATCGAGTAGGAGAAATAAAACCTGAAAATGAGGTAATGATTCCAGCTGTATTGAAATCGGCGGGTTATACGAGCGCATTGGTAGGGAAGTGGAGCCAGTTTGGGTTAACCCCAAAGGATTTTGGTTTTGATGATTATATTACTTTTCAAGGGAGTGGTGTTTATTGGAGCAAAGAAAAAGCAAAGGCATCAACCTATACCGAGAATGGTATCGAAAAACCCTTGAATACAGGTGTTTATATGCCAGATTTAATGCACAACCATTTGGTCGATTTTTTGACAGTCAATAAAAATAAACCTTTCTTTTTGTACTATTCGATGGTACACGTACATTCACTGATACAGCCAACACCCGATAGTAAACCCGGTAGTGATTTGTATGCCGACAATACTACTTATATGGACAAGTTAGTAGGAAAACTATTGGCAACATTAGACGATTTGAAATTAAGAGAAAATACCCTGATTGTTTTTATGGGGGATAATGGTACTGCAAACCAGTATGCTGCAAGAGGAACCATTGGAGGCAAAGCACTTTCAGGAAAAAAAGGTACGATGCTGGAGTGTGGCAGTTTAGTGCCCACTATTGCAAGCTGGCCAGGAGTTATAAAAGCCGGACAAGTCAATACTGATTTGATTGATTCGAGTGATTTATTGCCCACTTTTGCTGAGGTTTGCGGAGCTCCATTGCCTACTAAAAACATTTTGGACGGTCGTAGCTTCTTGCCTCAATTAAAAGGCAGAAAAGGGAATCCAAAAGAATATATTTTTATGGAATTAGGAAACAAATGGTATGTTCGTAGTGCCAAATGGAAACTGAACAGAGCAGGAGAACTTTTTGATATGACGAATGCTCCTTTCGAAGAAAAACTAGTTGCTGATTATGCTAATAATCCAGAGGCTAGCGCTGCATATGCACGTTTGCAAGCTGTATTAAAAGAATTAGCTCCTGAAAAAGGAATTCTAGATGATGGAGATGGCAGTGGCCGACACGCAAGTAATGTAAACAAGAAAAAAGGGGCCAAAGAGGATAAGGATTCAGAATAG
- a CDS encoding T9SS type A sorting domain-containing protein, translated as MKKLLLNSKKRAQLFFSVSLVFLCVNFGWSQTIFYEGFGPAPVSPFNAGATSYTFASNGVISTIDDANTNTYLNFNSSGSAGRPNLTAPLSIMPASFKPTLTNNTNLVTWSVNMRASRAMSSSSQSYADGAYYLAVVLCSSNANLTSGTGSNTDGYALILQRSTSTSASNPGGVRLVKFHNGIGLQSAGSVVSIPLLETPALNGGATATATAPNNVSIKVVYNPDFDSWQLFYREDPLSSGFVDPSSGSYTSVGTAVVDATYTSTAMSHFGYLCGVSTSTTTATNQFQLDNFNISLDPLPAYTAPPTVEKKQAIHNSPAPTVANLVAIGINIKWYAAATGGSPLLSTDLISSQTYYATQTVASIESDRVPSSVYVGDTTLKTLPLYENFNYSIGDKLVAINNDTASGTGIGTWSVVPTVLPTILSPDDMLIAAQPSPWTSSVLPAPTGNALTFDRSGLDPQLLFAAPTTGSLYASCMFMVTNLNAITTGTSGTSTDVPPAPSHIFSFAYADAAPGSVSSYTAAVYLKSSATAGKFNIGINAAPIDPIAVGDIKWDTADYDANTPITLVIRYSYDDLISKLYINPTSNTVEPAPNAATLARAGALNFDRIRLNQNSNAATPYITLDEIRVANNWGQALGGSSTLGMAKVDVSKFSAYPNPVTNGKLYISSESSSEKQVAIYSLLGQKVLETKTANNAEINVSQLAKGAYILNVTEDGKSDSKKLMIQ; from the coding sequence ATGAAAAAATTATTACTTAATTCAAAAAAACGGGCGCAGCTTTTTTTTAGTGTAAGCTTGGTTTTTCTTTGTGTAAATTTTGGGTGGAGTCAAACCATTTTTTATGAAGGTTTTGGACCAGCACCTGTATCTCCATTCAATGCGGGAGCTACGAGTTATACCTTTGCTTCTAATGGGGTAATTTCTACTATAGATGATGCTAATACCAATACCTATTTGAATTTTAATTCAAGTGGATCTGCTGGAAGACCAAATTTAACTGCACCTCTTTCAATAATGCCTGCATCTTTTAAACCTACGCTAACCAATAATACTAATTTGGTAACTTGGTCGGTGAATATGAGAGCTTCAAGAGCAATGTCAAGCTCCTCTCAATCCTATGCAGATGGCGCATATTATCTTGCCGTTGTTCTATGTTCATCAAATGCAAATTTAACTTCAGGTACAGGTTCTAATACGGATGGATATGCGTTGATATTACAAAGAAGCACATCTACTTCTGCATCTAATCCAGGAGGTGTTCGTTTAGTAAAATTTCATAATGGAATTGGTTTACAATCAGCCGGAAGTGTCGTTTCTATTCCATTACTTGAAACACCTGCATTAAATGGAGGTGCTACAGCAACTGCTACAGCACCCAATAATGTGAGCATCAAAGTGGTATATAATCCAGATTTTGATTCATGGCAATTATTTTACCGTGAAGATCCTTTAAGCTCAGGTTTTGTGGACCCTTCTTCTGGTTCTTATACAAGCGTAGGAACTGCAGTTGTTGATGCTACTTATACTTCAACTGCAATGAGTCATTTTGGTTATCTATGTGGAGTTAGTACTTCGACTACAACTGCAACAAATCAATTTCAATTGGATAATTTTAATATCAGTCTTGATCCTTTGCCTGCCTATACAGCACCTCCAACGGTTGAGAAAAAACAGGCTATACACAATTCTCCAGCTCCAACAGTGGCTAATTTAGTAGCCATTGGAATAAATATTAAATGGTATGCTGCCGCTACAGGAGGTTCTCCATTGTTATCTACTGACCTTATTAGTTCACAAACGTATTATGCAACTCAAACAGTTGCGTCAATAGAGAGCGATAGAGTTCCTTCCTCTGTTTATGTTGGAGATACTACACTCAAAACGTTGCCATTATATGAAAATTTCAATTATTCAATTGGGGATAAGTTAGTTGCAATCAATAACGATACTGCTTCTGGAACAGGAATAGGTACTTGGAGTGTTGTTCCTACTGTATTACCTACTATTCTTTCGCCTGATGATATGTTGATAGCTGCTCAGCCTTCTCCTTGGACATCCTCCGTTTTACCAGCTCCAACAGGAAATGCTTTAACTTTTGATCGTTCAGGTCTAGATCCTCAACTTCTTTTTGCTGCACCTACCACCGGATCTCTTTATGCATCTTGTATGTTTATGGTGACTAACCTTAATGCTATAACTACAGGAACATCAGGAACTTCAACCGATGTACCGCCTGCTCCTTCGCATATTTTTAGTTTTGCCTATGCCGATGCTGCTCCGGGTTCTGTATCTTCTTATACAGCTGCAGTTTATCTTAAATCAAGTGCGACTGCAGGGAAATTTAATATTGGTATCAATGCCGCTCCAATAGATCCAATTGCTGTAGGAGATATTAAGTGGGATACAGCAGATTATGATGCTAATACACCAATTACTTTAGTAATTCGTTATTCGTATGATGATTTAATTTCTAAATTATATATTAATCCAACTTCAAATACAGTTGAACCAGCACCAAATGCAGCTACACTTGCCAGAGCAGGAGCACTTAACTTTGACAGAATTCGATTGAATCAAAATTCGAATGCAGCAACACCTTATATTACTTTAGATGAAATTCGTGTAGCTAATAACTGGGGGCAAGCATTAGGAGGATCTTCGACATTAGGTATGGCTAAAGTGGATGTTTCCAAATTCAGCGCTTATCCAAATCCAGTAACCAATGGTAAATTATACATAAGTTCAGAAAGCAGTAGCGAAAAACAAGTTGCGATTTATAGTCTTTTAGGCCAAAAAGTTTTAGAAACCAAAACAGCTAATAATGCTGAAATTAATGTTTCACAATTGGCCAAAGGAGCTTATATTTTGAATGTTACTGAGGATGGTAAATCCGATAGTAAAAAATTGATGATTCAATAA
- a CDS encoding alpha/beta hydrolase produces the protein MKKYVVVSVIILLMSFEIVAQVKDSIIKKTVAIPKDYVAQIDVVYTKVMDWEGRADLYISPKASKPIPVLINIHGGGWKSGTKESQGGFNSFFNAGFAVANMEYRLSGQATAPAAVEDTRCMLIYLIKNANTLNIDPNKIVIMGGSAGGHLALMGGLLANDHRFDTNCLGVENIKVAAIIDKYGIADVWDWTYGPEHKSSSPKLWLGDKANDDAFIKSVSPVSYVTKNSPPIFIVHGNADPIVPYQQSVDLYKKLQELGVKSQFITVEGGGHGKFDKEKNNEINAAILQFIAGLDSFK, from the coding sequence ATGAAAAAATACGTTGTAGTAAGTGTAATTATTTTGCTCATGTCATTCGAAATTGTAGCCCAAGTAAAAGATTCAATTATCAAAAAAACTGTTGCTATACCCAAAGATTATGTTGCTCAAATAGATGTTGTTTACACTAAAGTGATGGATTGGGAAGGCAGAGCCGATTTGTATATTTCTCCTAAAGCCAGTAAACCCATTCCGGTATTAATCAATATTCATGGTGGTGGTTGGAAATCGGGAACCAAAGAATCGCAAGGTGGTTTTAATTCTTTTTTCAATGCAGGTTTTGCAGTCGCTAATATGGAATATCGTTTGTCAGGACAAGCTACTGCTCCAGCAGCTGTCGAAGACACCCGTTGTATGCTGATTTATTTAATTAAAAATGCAAATACATTAAATATTGATCCCAACAAAATTGTTATTATGGGAGGAAGTGCGGGAGGGCATCTTGCCTTGATGGGCGGATTGTTGGCCAATGATCATCGCTTTGATACGAATTGTCTGGGTGTCGAAAATATAAAAGTGGCAGCTATCATTGATAAATATGGAATTGCTGATGTCTGGGATTGGACTTATGGTCCAGAGCACAAAAGTTCATCTCCAAAACTATGGTTGGGCGATAAAGCAAATGATGACGCTTTCATAAAGTCGGTTTCACCTGTTTCTTATGTTACTAAAAATAGTCCGCCCATTTTTATTGTGCATGGCAATGCTGATCCAATAGTTCCTTACCAACAATCAGTAGATTTATACAAAAAATTGCAAGAATTGGGAGTGAAATCGCAATTTATTACTGTTGAAGGTGGGGGGCATGGCAAATTTGATAAAGAAAAAAACAATGAAATTAATGCTGCTATACTTCAATTTATTGCTGGGTTAGATTCCTTTAAATAA